A region from the Mya arenaria isolate MELC-2E11 chromosome 2, ASM2691426v1 genome encodes:
- the LOC128246736 gene encoding uncharacterized protein LOC128246736, which yields MASKDAQPSTHSLESASEFENDFDCYMCLEDNKKIEAKFCCVDCSKCYCDKCVIYHNILLNKHTVLDRSDVNKWVSQANAFARCGLHPRNVVEMVCEIHGELCVTFNHKMCRSFRQVKDLAKGIHEMADFKQLPANVSKLTSNINQVIQDMKKKQQSVKESGKSMLKEINALRSALNQLLDELEKRTVIQMKSGLADLDDTLQKDVDSCTRIHDQINDFLDNIRSNDKGSEPNSYICYRKCQDKMTEANSLLHKMSNKAEMSVSFNPDNRAKQLLSDLMTLGEIQTIDTQKVFTVKTKHTYSVRQKTNDKTCDITGISELPGGDIILTDSSNSQIKLLSSQFDVIANLEVPKYPQDICHTTGDELAVAVNCDVDKRYEVHFLTVSTGKIKKIRKFTVDHSCFSIRQHQGQLYIGSRTALYLYTTVGQLITTVYENTSGYITVNRFALSRDGSKIYVPASSNHKLITIDQRGNILATLDDPDFVWPCGVHVSESGHVFVCSYDSNTVSQVDLEGRKKLATLVREGRPESIWYSTHTSRLIVAGSQDDIVVTELQ from the exons ATGGCATCAAAAGATGCACAACCTTCCACACACTCATTGGAGAGTGCCTCAGAGTTTGAGAATGACTTTGACTGCTATATGTGCCTTGAGGACAATAAGAAAATCGAGGCCAAGTTCTGCTGCGTGGACTGCTCCAAGTGTTACTGTGATAAATGTGTCATTTATCATAATATACTACTTAATAAGCATACAGTGCTTGATCGTAGCGATGTGAACAAGTGGGTGAGCCAGGCAAACGCGTTTGCGAGGTGTGGCCTTCACCCGAGAAATGTCGTTGAGATGGTTTGTGAAATTCACGGAGAGCTTTGCGTCACCTTCAACCATAA GATGTGCCGCAGCTTCCGCCAGGTAAAAGACCTGGCCAAGGGCATACATGAGATGGCTGACTTCAAGCAGCTTCCTGCCAATGTTAGCAAGCTGACATCCAACATAAACCAGGTCATACAggacatgaagaaaaaacaacaatccgTGAAGGAATCTGGAAAGTCCATGCTGAAAGAGATAAATGCTCTGAGGTCAGCACTGAACCAGCTGCTAGATGAGCTGGAGAAAAGAACTGTGATACAGATGAAAAGTGGCCTGGCTGATCTGGATGACACACTGCAGAAGGATGTAGACTCCTGCACACGCATACATGACCAGATCAATGACTTTCTGGACAATATCCGGTCAAATGACAAAGGCAGCGAGCCAAACTCTTACATTTGTTACAGGAAATGCCAAGATAAGATGACAGAAGCCAACAGTCTGCTCCATAAGATGTCCAACAAAGCAGAGATGTCTGTGTCCTTTAATCCTGATAATCGTGCTAAACAACTTTTGTCTGATTTAATGACATTGGGGGAGATTCAGACTATTGACACGCAGAAAGTTTTTACTGTGAAAACCAAGCATACATATTCCGTTCGACAGAAGACAAATGATAAAACCTGTGATATTACTGGTATATCTGAACTACCAGGAGGAGACATCATTCTGACAGACTCAAGTAACTCTCAAATTAAGCTGTTGAGCAGTCAATTCGATGTGATAGCCAATTTGGAGGTTCCAAAGTATCCACAGGACATATGTCACACCACAGGGGACGAGCTTGCCGTAGCTGTAAACTGTGATGTAGATAAAAGATATGAGGTCCACTTTCTGACAGTGTCGACTGGCAAAATCAAGAAGATCAGGAAGTTCACAGTTGACCACTCGTGTTTCTCCATCAGACAACACCAGGGTCAGCTGTATATAGGCTCCCGCACTGCCCTGTACCTCTACACCACAGTTGGCCAGCTCATCACGACAGTTTATGAAAACACATCAGGATACATCACAGTGAACCGTTTTGCATTGAGCAGAGATGGCAGCAAGATCTACGTTCCAGCCTCAAGCAACCACAAACTAATCACCATTGACCAAAGAGGCAACATTCTGGCCACTCTGGATGACCCTGATTTTGTCTGGCCATGTGGTGTAcatgtgagtgagagtggacaTGTCTTTGTGTGCTCATATGACTCCAACACAGTGTCGCAGGTTGACCTGGAAGGCAGAAAAAAGCTGGCTACTCTTGTCAGGGAGGGCAGACCAGAGTCAATCTGGTACAGCACACATACTAGCAGGCTCATTGTGGCGGGATCGCAAGATGATATTGTGGTGACGGAACTGCAATAG